A window of Actinomycetota bacterium genomic DNA:
AGGTTCCAGTCCGGCTCGTCGGGTTGGCGGTTGCCGGCGGCATCGGTCGCCCGGCACATCAGCACGGTGTCGCCCGCCGCGGCGGCTTCCCACACGAACCGGAAGCCGGTCCAGGCGCCAGGGTCGTCCGGTGGCGACAGCTCGGCGGATCGCCACGAGCGGCCGTCGTCGGTCGACACCTCGACCGCGTCGATCGGCGCGACACCGGACCAGGCACGTCCGCGCAACTCGACCTCGCCTCGATCGACCATGCGTCGACGCGAGAAGAAGTCCGGCATCCCCGGCGGGATCAGCAGCGAGCGGACGTGCATGCGCGTGACCGGCTCTCCGGGTTCGTCCGGTGACTGCCGGAACCGGTACGAGCGTGACTGCTGGAAACCGTCGAACGGTTCGTCGACGAGTTCGATGGAGGTGACCCACTTCACGTTGGTCATCCCGTACCAGCCCGGCACGACCAGGCGCAGGGGGGCGCCGTGCTGGGGAGGCAGCGGGGCGCCGTTGAGCTCGTAGGCGAGCAACGCGCCGGTGTCGCGCAGCTCATCCACGTCCACGGAGCGCTGGTAGGACTGCTCGATACCGGCCTCGACGCCGCGGTCGGCGCCGGTGAAAACGGCCTCGATGGCCCC
This region includes:
- a CDS encoding sulfite oxidase, with translation YLLNHYDIPELDEQRWRLRVHGSVQREVQLDLDRLRALPQVTRTVTMECAGNGRARLTPRPLSQPWLHEAIGNARWTGVLVDDVLAEAGVGEGAIEAVFTGADRGVEAGIEQSYQRSVDVDELRDTGALLAYELNGAPLPPQHGAPLRLVVPGWYGMTNVKWVTSIELVDEPFDGFQQSRSYRFRQSPDEPGEPVTRMHVRSLLIPPGMPDFFSRRRMVDRGEVELRGRAWSGVAPIDAVEVSTDDGRSWRSAELSPPDDPGAWTGFRFVWEAAAAGDTVLMCRATDAAGNRQPDEPDWNLGGYAVNAAHRVEVTVR